One part of the Lapillicoccus jejuensis genome encodes these proteins:
- a CDS encoding oxidoreductase: protein MSARVLVLGGTAWLGGAVARHALAAGHAVDCLARGVSGRVPEGARLVVGDRSTEGAYDALGAGTDPAGDRYDLVVDVSRQPGEVRGALDALADRAARWVFVSSGSVYADHSVLGGGLGGTPLPLLPPLEGDTGGPEQYGEAKVACEDAVRARRGDDALVARSGLIAGYGDPSDRFGYWVGRCALAGQDGRPLLVPASLGQGAQVLDVLDLAAWLVDAGLAGTTGTVDAYGPRRTLGEVVDVAAAVAGFDGERVVVDDDALRGAGVDEFMGPRSLALWLADPAWLGFAAHEDVSARRAGLVARPLEGTTTAALAWEREQGLHRTGRRAGLDRADELALVERLAPR, encoded by the coding sequence ATGAGCGCTCGCGTCCTCGTCCTCGGCGGCACGGCGTGGCTCGGTGGCGCCGTCGCCCGCCACGCCCTCGCCGCCGGCCACGCCGTCGACTGCCTGGCCCGCGGGGTCAGCGGCCGCGTCCCCGAGGGGGCCCGCCTGGTCGTCGGCGACCGCTCCACCGAGGGGGCGTACGACGCCCTGGGCGCGGGGACCGACCCGGCCGGCGACCGGTACGACCTCGTCGTCGACGTCTCGCGGCAGCCGGGCGAGGTCCGCGGCGCGCTCGACGCCCTCGCCGACCGGGCGGCGCGGTGGGTCTTCGTCTCCTCGGGCTCGGTCTACGCCGACCACTCGGTCCTCGGCGGCGGGCTCGGCGGGACCCCGCTGCCGCTGCTGCCGCCGCTCGAGGGCGACACGGGCGGGCCCGAGCAGTACGGCGAGGCCAAGGTGGCGTGCGAGGACGCCGTACGGGCGCGGCGGGGGGACGACGCGCTCGTCGCCCGCAGCGGGCTGATCGCCGGGTACGGCGACCCGAGCGACCGGTTCGGCTACTGGGTGGGCCGGTGCGCCCTGGCGGGGCAGGACGGCCGGCCGCTGCTCGTGCCCGCCTCGCTGGGCCAGGGCGCCCAGGTGCTCGACGTCCTCGACCTCGCCGCGTGGCTCGTCGACGCCGGGCTGGCCGGGACGACCGGGACGGTCGACGCCTACGGCCCGCGGCGCACCCTGGGCGAGGTCGTCGACGTGGCGGCCGCCGTCGCGGGCTTCGACGGTGAGCGGGTCGTCGTCGACGACGACGCGCTGCGCGGGGCCGGCGTCGATGAGTTCATGGGGCCGCGCTCGCTCGCGCTGTGGCTCGCCGACCCGGCCTGGCTCGGGTTCGCCGCGCACGAGGACGTCTCCGCACGCCGGGCGGGGCTCGTCGCCCGGCCGCTGGAGGGGACCACGACGGCGGCGCTGGCGTGGGAGCGTGAGCAGGGCCTGCACCGGACCGGCCGCCGCGCCGGGCTCGACCGCGCCGACGAGCTCGCCCTCGTCGAGCGGCTCGCCCCCCGCTGA
- the pafA gene encoding Pup--protein ligase — protein MERRIVGIENEYGVTCTFEGQRRLTPDEVARYLFRKVVSWGRSSNVFLGNGSRLYLDVGSHPEYATPECDDLREVVIHDKAGERIVEGLVEDAQLRLAEEGIQGEIYVFKNNTDSAGNSYGCHENYLVGRAGEFQKISDILIPFLVSRQITCGAGKVVTGSTGAKYCVSQRADHIWEGVSSATTRSRPIINTRDEPHADAEKYRRLHVIVGDSNMSETTTLLKVGSADLVLRMIEAGVVLRDMALENPIRAIREISHDTTGRRTVRLANGRDLSALQIQQEYYERAMGFVEREGLTAPVQKQVLDLWGRTLTAIETGNLSMVDTEIDWVIKKKLIDAYVARHGLELSDPRVLQLDLAYHDVNRRRGLFYLLQRRGMAARVCTDLEIFEGKVRPPQTTRAKLRGDFIRAAQAHRRDFTVDWVHLKLNDQAQRTVLCKDPFASSDPRVTRLVESM, from the coding sequence ATGGAGCGCCGCATCGTCGGGATCGAGAACGAGTACGGCGTCACGTGCACGTTCGAGGGACAGCGCCGGCTGACGCCCGACGAGGTCGCCCGCTACCTCTTCCGCAAGGTCGTCTCCTGGGGTCGGTCGAGCAACGTCTTCCTCGGCAACGGCTCGCGGCTCTACCTCGACGTCGGCTCGCACCCGGAGTACGCGACGCCCGAGTGCGACGACCTGCGCGAGGTCGTCATCCACGACAAGGCCGGTGAGCGCATCGTCGAGGGCCTCGTCGAGGACGCGCAGCTGCGGCTGGCCGAGGAGGGCATCCAGGGCGAGATCTACGTCTTCAAGAACAACACCGACTCGGCCGGCAACTCCTACGGCTGCCACGAGAACTACCTCGTCGGCCGGGCGGGGGAGTTCCAGAAGATCTCCGACATCCTCATCCCGTTCCTCGTCTCGCGGCAGATCACCTGCGGTGCGGGCAAGGTCGTCACCGGCAGCACCGGCGCGAAGTACTGCGTGAGCCAGCGCGCCGACCACATCTGGGAGGGCGTCTCCTCGGCGACGACCCGCAGCCGCCCGATCATCAACACCCGCGACGAGCCGCACGCCGACGCCGAGAAGTACCGCCGGCTGCACGTCATCGTCGGCGACTCGAACATGTCCGAGACGACGACGCTGCTCAAGGTCGGCTCGGCGGACCTCGTCCTGCGGATGATCGAGGCCGGCGTCGTGCTGCGCGACATGGCCCTGGAGAACCCGATCCGGGCGATCCGCGAGATCAGCCACGACACGACGGGGCGTCGTACGGTCCGGCTGGCCAACGGCCGCGACCTGTCCGCCCTGCAGATCCAGCAGGAGTACTACGAGCGGGCGATGGGGTTCGTCGAGCGGGAGGGGCTGACGGCGCCCGTGCAGAAGCAGGTCCTCGACCTGTGGGGTCGCACCCTCACGGCGATCGAGACCGGGAACCTCTCGATGGTCGACACCGAGATCGACTGGGTCATCAAGAAGAAGCTCATCGACGCGTACGTCGCCCGCCACGGCCTCGAGCTGTCCGACCCGCGGGTGCTCCAGCTCGACCTGGCCTACCACGACGTCAACCGCCGCCGCGGGCTGTTCTACCTGCTCCAGCGGCGGGGGATGGCCGCGCGGGTGTGCACCGACCTGGAGATCTTCGAGGGCAAGGTCCGACCGCCGCAGACGACCCGGGCCAAGCTGCGCGGCGACTTCATCCGGGCTGCGCAGGCGCACCGGCGCGACTTCACCGTCGACTGGGTGCACCTCAAGCTCAACGACCAGGCCCAGCGGACCGTGCTGTGCAAGGACCCCTTCGCCTCGAGCGACCCGCGGGTGACGAGGCTCGTCGAGAGCATGTGA
- a CDS encoding FKBP-type peptidyl-prolyl cis-trans isomerase → MPHPLTSPRRRAAGLGAAALVATLALAACGSTSSSTTSQASGGATSSATPSDGASTAADQGVHAPANKAADLALLDSVKVTDNGSGKAPTVALTTKPLRVSQTAVKVLKPGTGAKSDAKSKVTITEALYLGSSGKELDSTYGKPAQSFTLADNNTIPGLRIALDGVQAGSRILAGISAADAFGATGNSQAGIAANETLLLVADVVAVGTPLTEAKGTAVAPVAGLPTVTFASGKGPTITVPKTAAPTTLVSQLLVEGTGATVKAGQNLTVQYTGATWADGKVFDSSWTKGSPFSFPVGQGQVIKGWDTGLVGKKVGSRVLLVVPPAQGYGAQAQGSIPANSTLVFVVDVLDAS, encoded by the coding sequence GTGCCCCACCCCCTGACGTCCCCCCGCCGCCGCGCCGCCGGTCTCGGCGCCGCCGCCCTGGTCGCGACGCTCGCGCTCGCCGCCTGCGGGTCGACGAGCTCGAGCACCACCTCGCAGGCGAGTGGCGGCGCGACCTCGTCAGCCACCCCGTCGGACGGGGCCTCGACCGCCGCGGACCAGGGCGTCCACGCGCCGGCCAACAAGGCGGCCGACCTCGCCCTGCTCGACTCGGTCAAGGTCACCGACAACGGCAGCGGCAAGGCCCCGACCGTGGCGCTGACGACCAAGCCGCTGCGCGTGTCGCAGACGGCGGTCAAGGTGCTCAAGCCCGGGACCGGCGCCAAGAGCGACGCCAAGAGCAAGGTGACGATCACCGAGGCGCTCTACCTGGGCTCGAGCGGCAAGGAGCTCGACTCGACGTACGGCAAGCCGGCGCAGTCCTTCACGCTCGCGGACAACAACACCATCCCCGGCCTGCGGATCGCCCTCGACGGCGTGCAGGCCGGCTCGCGCATCCTCGCGGGCATCTCCGCGGCCGACGCGTTCGGCGCGACGGGCAACAGCCAGGCCGGCATCGCCGCCAACGAGACGCTGCTGCTCGTCGCCGACGTCGTCGCGGTCGGCACCCCGCTGACCGAGGCGAAGGGGACGGCCGTCGCGCCCGTCGCCGGGCTGCCGACGGTGACGTTCGCGTCCGGGAAGGGCCCGACCATCACCGTCCCGAAGACGGCCGCCCCGACCACGCTCGTCAGCCAGCTGCTCGTGGAGGGCACCGGTGCGACGGTGAAGGCCGGCCAGAACCTCACGGTGCAGTACACCGGTGCGACCTGGGCCGACGGCAAGGTGTTCGACTCCTCGTGGACCAAGGGCTCGCCCTTCAGCTTCCCCGTCGGGCAGGGCCAGGTCATCAAGGGCTGGGACACCGGGCTGGTCGGCAAGAAGGTCGGCTCGCGCGTCCTGCTCGTCGTCCCGCCGGCGCAGGGCTACGGCGCCCAGGCCCAGGGCAGCATCCCGGCCAACTCGACGCTCGTGTTCGTCGTCGACGTGCTCGACGCCTCTTGA
- a CDS encoding FKBP-type peptidyl-prolyl cis-trans isomerase encodes MPLPDDRSKPELDFPGDEAPSDLVVEDLIDGTGDEATAGKTVSAHYVGWAFSSGEEFDSSWNRGAPLDFPVGAGRVIQGWDQGLLGMKVGGRRKLTIPAHLAYGDRGAGNVIKPGETLIFVVDLVDVR; translated from the coding sequence GTGCCCCTGCCCGACGACCGCAGCAAGCCCGAGCTCGACTTCCCCGGTGACGAGGCGCCCAGCGACCTCGTCGTCGAGGACCTCATCGACGGCACCGGCGACGAGGCCACCGCCGGCAAGACCGTCAGCGCCCACTACGTCGGCTGGGCGTTCTCGTCCGGTGAGGAGTTCGACTCCTCGTGGAACCGCGGCGCCCCGCTCGACTTCCCGGTCGGCGCCGGCCGCGTCATCCAGGGCTGGGACCAGGGCCTGCTCGGCATGAAGGTCGGCGGCCGCCGCAAGCTCACCATCCCGGCGCACCTGGCGTACGGCGACCGCGGCGCCGGCAACGTCATCAAGCCCGGTGAGACGCTGATCTTCGTCGTCGACCTCGTCGACGTGCGCTGA
- a CDS encoding DUF3866 family protein, whose protein sequence is MIRLRRGQVVAVRGRRPGAVELDVRLGDGTAVRALAYPDLTGEPVVGESALLNTTALERGLGTGGLALVAALPDRDDDALPAGPRGAPGHVVKARYTPLQTMVLGVDEQESPHHAALADADDLGGMPVVVADLHSALPAVVAGLRHDRPDARVAYVMTDGGALPAAFSSTVAGLREAGWLAACLTVGQAWGGDHEAVTVHSALLAARLVVGADVAVVAQGPGNLGTGTRWGFSGVVAGEAVNAAGTLGGRPVASLRVSQADARERHRGVSHHSRTAYGRVALLPADVPVPVLDGEVGALVRAHVDELVAGSAGRLTPYDVPVTDLEPALRACPVPLRTMGRGYDDDPASFLAAAAAGRHAATPLT, encoded by the coding sequence GTGATCCGGCTGCGGCGTGGGCAGGTCGTGGCGGTGCGGGGCCGGCGGCCGGGCGCCGTCGAGCTCGACGTGCGCCTCGGTGACGGCACGGCCGTGCGCGCGCTGGCCTACCCCGACCTCACCGGCGAGCCGGTCGTCGGCGAGAGCGCCCTGCTCAACACGACGGCGCTGGAGCGCGGGCTCGGCACGGGTGGGCTCGCCCTCGTCGCCGCCCTGCCCGACCGCGACGACGACGCGCTGCCCGCCGGGCCGCGGGGCGCTCCGGGGCACGTGGTCAAGGCGCGCTACACGCCGCTGCAGACGATGGTGCTCGGCGTCGACGAGCAGGAGAGCCCGCACCACGCGGCGCTGGCGGACGCCGACGACCTCGGCGGGATGCCCGTCGTCGTCGCCGACCTGCACTCCGCGCTCCCGGCCGTCGTCGCGGGGCTGCGGCACGACCGCCCGGACGCGCGGGTCGCCTACGTCATGACCGACGGCGGGGCGCTGCCGGCGGCGTTCTCGTCGACCGTCGCGGGCCTGCGCGAGGCCGGGTGGCTGGCCGCGTGCCTCACCGTCGGCCAGGCGTGGGGCGGCGACCACGAGGCGGTCACCGTGCACTCGGCGCTGCTCGCGGCCCGGCTCGTCGTGGGCGCGGACGTCGCCGTGGTCGCGCAGGGCCCGGGCAACCTCGGGACCGGGACGCGCTGGGGGTTCTCCGGCGTCGTCGCCGGCGAGGCGGTCAACGCGGCCGGCACCCTCGGCGGGCGGCCGGTCGCGTCGCTGCGGGTCTCGCAGGCCGACGCCCGGGAGCGGCACCGCGGCGTGTCGCACCACAGCCGGACGGCGTACGGGCGGGTCGCGCTGCTGCCCGCCGACGTCCCGGTCCCCGTGCTCGACGGCGAGGTGGGCGCGCTCGTGCGGGCGCACGTGGACGAGCTCGTCGCGGGCTCCGCCGGTCGCCTCACGCCGTACGACGTCCCCGTGACCGACCTCGAGCCCGCGCTGCGCGCCTGCCCCGTCCCGTTGCGGACGATGGGCCGCGGCTACGACGACGACCCGGCGTCGTTCCTCGCCGCCGCCGCCGCGGGCAGGCACGCAGCGACGCCCCTGACGTAG
- a CDS encoding helix-turn-helix transcriptional regulator, with protein sequence MSAPTSASAKTERLLNLVIALLSTRRPLTKSQIRSAVPQYRQTASVESFDRMFERDKDELRDLGIPLQTQVVDAVFEDETGYRIDRREYALPEISLEPDEFAALSLAARAWQRASLAGPAAEALRKLRSSGVELDDTSLVGIEPVVRTTEEAFEPLRRAVVARRAVTFGYRKPGGESTRRHLQPWGLAQWHGRWYVTGFDLDRDDARVFRLGRIDSPVVAEGRPGAYDVPAGHDPSSMVATSQVEPPPTTSATVRVRSGAGHTLRRRASASEELDGDAAGWSLLTVPAGDLDRLADEVAGFGPDALALDPPELREHVVRRLTGARARHTVAGSAS encoded by the coding sequence GTGAGCGCCCCCACGTCCGCCTCGGCCAAGACGGAGCGCCTGCTCAACCTCGTCATCGCGCTGCTGTCCACGCGCCGGCCGCTGACCAAGTCGCAGATCCGCTCCGCCGTCCCGCAGTACCGCCAGACCGCGTCGGTCGAGTCCTTCGACCGGATGTTCGAGCGCGACAAGGACGAGCTGCGCGACCTCGGCATCCCCCTGCAGACGCAGGTCGTCGACGCCGTCTTCGAGGACGAGACCGGCTACCGGATCGACCGCCGCGAGTACGCCCTGCCCGAGATCTCCCTCGAGCCGGACGAGTTCGCGGCGCTCAGCCTGGCCGCCCGGGCGTGGCAGCGGGCCAGCCTCGCCGGCCCTGCCGCCGAGGCGCTGCGCAAGCTGCGCTCGTCCGGGGTCGAGCTCGACGACACCTCGCTCGTCGGCATCGAGCCGGTCGTCCGGACCACGGAGGAGGCCTTCGAGCCGCTGCGCCGCGCCGTCGTCGCCCGCCGCGCGGTCACCTTCGGCTACCGCAAGCCCGGTGGCGAGAGCACCCGCCGCCACCTCCAGCCGTGGGGCCTGGCCCAGTGGCACGGCCGGTGGTACGTCACCGGCTTCGACCTCGACCGCGACGACGCCCGCGTCTTCCGGCTCGGGCGGATCGACTCGCCCGTCGTTGCCGAGGGCCGCCCCGGGGCGTACGACGTCCCCGCGGGTCACGACCCGTCGTCGATGGTCGCGACCTCCCAGGTCGAGCCGCCGCCCACCACGAGCGCGACGGTCCGGGTCCGCTCCGGCGCCGGGCACACGCTGCGCCGCCGGGCGAGCGCGAGCGAGGAGCTCGACGGCGACGCCGCCGGCTGGTCGCTGCTCACCGTCCCCGCCGGCGACCTGGACCGGCTCGCCGACGAGGTCGCCGGCTTCGGCCCCGACGCCCTCGCCCTCGACCCGCCCGAGCTGCGCGAGCACGTCGTACGGCGGCTCACCGGCGCCCGGGCGCGGCACACCGTCGCCGGGAGCGCGTCGTGA
- a CDS encoding helix-turn-helix transcriptional regulator: MTPPTPATPDGPTRRTPPETATARLSRLLTMVPWLLAHQGVELGVAARELGVTDEQLVADLELLFLCGLPGGMPDDLIEASWEDGHVVVGNADHLARPLRLTVDEALTLMVGLRALETTPGIAEHDAVARALAKLEEATGAVGEASGRLRVSMDDGSRESTLSAARDALARHRRVHLRYLVPGRDEVSERDVDPMRVVGIDAKWYLEGWCHLAEDVRLFRLDRVERLDVLDVDGTPPPQAVPRDLGAAAFTPHDDDLEVVVEVDRSGAWVADYYPTEEVVELGEGRRRVTLRVGDPSWVRRLAWRMGGHVTVLAPDDLRASVASGADEALAAYAALDPAP, encoded by the coding sequence GTGACCCCCCCGACGCCCGCCACCCCCGACGGCCCGACGCGCCGTACGCCACCCGAGACCGCGACCGCGCGCCTCTCCCGCCTGCTGACGATGGTGCCGTGGCTGCTGGCCCACCAGGGCGTCGAGCTCGGCGTGGCCGCCCGCGAGCTGGGGGTCACCGACGAGCAGCTGGTCGCCGACCTCGAGCTGCTGTTCCTCTGCGGCCTGCCCGGCGGGATGCCCGACGACCTCATCGAGGCGTCCTGGGAGGACGGCCACGTCGTCGTCGGCAACGCCGACCACCTGGCCCGGCCGCTGCGCCTCACCGTCGACGAGGCGCTCACCCTCATGGTCGGCCTGCGCGCGCTCGAGACGACGCCCGGTATCGCCGAGCACGACGCGGTCGCCCGGGCCCTGGCCAAGCTTGAGGAGGCCACCGGCGCCGTCGGCGAGGCCAGCGGCCGGCTACGGGTCTCGATGGACGACGGCTCGCGCGAGTCGACCCTGTCGGCGGCGCGCGACGCGCTCGCCCGGCACCGCCGCGTCCACCTGCGCTACCTCGTGCCCGGTCGGGACGAAGTGAGCGAGCGCGACGTCGACCCCATGCGGGTCGTCGGCATCGACGCGAAGTGGTACCTCGAGGGCTGGTGCCACCTCGCCGAGGACGTGCGCCTCTTCCGCCTCGACCGGGTCGAGCGCCTCGACGTCCTCGACGTCGACGGCACCCCGCCGCCCCAGGCCGTCCCGCGCGACCTCGGCGCCGCCGCGTTCACGCCGCACGACGACGACCTCGAGGTCGTCGTCGAGGTCGACCGCTCCGGCGCGTGGGTCGCCGACTACTACCCCACCGAGGAGGTCGTCGAGCTGGGGGAGGGCCGTCGCCGGGTCACCCTGCGGGTCGGCGACCCCTCGTGGGTACGACGCCTCGCCTGGCGGATGGGCGGGCACGTCACCGTCCTCGCCCCCGACGACCTGCGGGCCTCGGTCGCCTCCGGCGCCGACGAGGCGCTGGCCGCGTACGCCGCCCTCGACCCGGCCCCGTAG
- the tatA gene encoding Sec-independent protein translocase subunit TatA, with protein MWRDLFQPSHLIIILVLVVVLFGWKKLPDAARSVGRSMRIFKSEMGEMKNEGKESRPSPAASDTIPGQAAPTATTAPTAPTAPTAQTPPPAQPYVAPHDASVPPSATTPPEAQAPPQPADAPTPHDTTAR; from the coding sequence ATGTGGAGAGACCTGTTCCAGCCGAGCCACCTCATCATCATCCTGGTGCTCGTCGTCGTCCTCTTCGGGTGGAAGAAGCTGCCCGACGCCGCCCGCAGCGTGGGCCGCTCGATGCGCATCTTCAAGTCGGAGATGGGGGAGATGAAGAACGAGGGCAAGGAGTCGCGCCCCAGCCCGGCGGCCAGCGACACCATCCCGGGCCAGGCCGCGCCCACCGCAACCACCGCGCCCACCGCGCCCACCGCGCCCACCGCGCAGACCCCGCCGCCCGCCCAGCCGTACGTCGCCCCGCACGACGCCTCCGTGCCCCCCTCCGCCACGACGCCGCCCGAGGCCCAGGCCCCGCCGCAGCCCGCGGACGCGCCGACCCCGCACGACACGACGGCGCGCTGA
- the tatC gene encoding twin-arginine translocase subunit TatC, translating into MARDGIRRRLRKERDPEGRMSLGDHLRELRRRTLISIAAILAGAIVGWWKYNDLFKAVTKPIQEIAGKRGQAIATITFPDLTGSFSLLITVGLFTGLIIASPVWLFQIWAFIVPGLSRKEKRTAIFFLGAAVPLFLVGCVCGYLTLPRAAEALLSFTPDTASNILPANEYFDFVLRFILAFGLAFLLPVFLVGLNAAGILPARILLKAWRPAVFLIFLFAAIMTPTPDAWTMLALAGPMVALFFAAVGIGFLLDRRRAKRSPTAQWADLADDQASPL; encoded by the coding sequence ATGGCCCGGGATGGGATCCGGCGACGGCTGCGCAAGGAGCGCGACCCCGAGGGGCGGATGTCCCTCGGCGACCACCTGCGCGAGCTGCGCCGCCGCACGCTGATCTCGATCGCGGCGATCCTCGCCGGCGCGATCGTCGGCTGGTGGAAGTACAACGACCTGTTCAAGGCGGTCACGAAGCCGATCCAGGAGATCGCCGGCAAGCGCGGCCAGGCCATCGCCACCATCACCTTCCCGGACCTCACCGGGTCGTTCTCGCTGCTCATCACCGTCGGTCTCTTCACCGGGCTGATCATCGCCTCGCCCGTCTGGCTGTTCCAGATCTGGGCCTTCATCGTCCCGGGGCTGAGCCGCAAGGAGAAGCGCACCGCGATCTTCTTCCTCGGTGCCGCGGTCCCGCTGTTCCTCGTCGGCTGCGTGTGCGGCTACCTCACGCTGCCGCGCGCGGCCGAGGCGCTGCTCTCCTTCACCCCCGACACGGCGAGCAACATCCTGCCGGCCAACGAGTACTTCGACTTCGTCCTGCGCTTCATCCTCGCCTTCGGCCTGGCCTTCCTGCTGCCCGTCTTCCTCGTCGGGCTCAACGCCGCCGGCATCCTGCCTGCGCGGATCCTGCTCAAGGCGTGGCGCCCGGCCGTCTTCCTCATCTTCCTCTTCGCGGCGATCATGACGCCGACCCCGGACGCCTGGACGATGCTCGCCCTGGCCGGGCCGATGGTCGCGCTGTTCTTCGCCGCCGTCGGCATCGGGTTCCTGCTCGACCGGCGCCGCGCCAAGCGCAGCCCCACCGCGCAGTGGGCGGACCTGGCCGACGACCAGGCCTCGCCGCTCTGA
- a CDS encoding diacylglycerol kinase family protein, with the protein MNGADGRPRRVGLLVNPTAGKGRGASYGDRAHRRLRRDGHEVLDLSGTDLAAARAHAADAIAAGRVDVLCVVGGDGMAHLGAGLCAGTDVALALVAAGTGNDNARELGLPRRDPEAAAALVTCGRPRRVDLGRARWGSGDEAGERWFLGVLGAGFDSVVAERAAALRWPRGPRRYEVAIARELPRFRPIPYAVVVDGGRLETAAMLVAVGNGPAFGGGMRICPGASYDDGLLDVCVVHALSVPAFLRLFPTVFRGTHVRRRPVQVLRGRHVRLEADGIVAQADGERVAPLPLDVEVVPGALSLLGP; encoded by the coding sequence GTGAACGGCGCGGACGGTCGACCCCGCCGGGTCGGGCTGCTCGTCAACCCGACCGCGGGCAAGGGCCGCGGGGCGTCGTACGGCGACCGGGCGCACCGCCGGCTGAGGCGTGACGGGCACGAGGTCCTCGACCTGTCGGGCACCGACCTCGCGGCGGCCCGCGCGCACGCGGCCGACGCGATCGCGGCGGGCCGCGTCGACGTGCTGTGCGTCGTCGGCGGCGACGGGATGGCGCACCTCGGCGCGGGCCTGTGCGCCGGGACCGACGTCGCGCTGGCCCTCGTCGCCGCCGGCACCGGCAACGACAACGCCCGAGAGCTCGGGCTGCCGCGGCGCGACCCCGAGGCGGCGGCCGCCCTCGTCACCTGCGGCCGGCCGCGCCGGGTCGACCTCGGCCGCGCCCGGTGGGGGAGCGGGGACGAGGCGGGCGAGCGCTGGTTCCTCGGCGTCCTCGGCGCGGGCTTCGACTCCGTCGTCGCCGAGCGCGCGGCCGCGCTGCGCTGGCCGCGCGGTCCGCGGCGCTACGAGGTGGCCATCGCCCGAGAGCTGCCCCGCTTCCGCCCCATCCCGTACGCCGTCGTCGTGGACGGCGGGCGCCTCGAGACCGCCGCCATGCTCGTCGCCGTCGGCAACGGGCCGGCCTTCGGCGGCGGGATGCGGATCTGTCCCGGGGCGTCGTACGACGACGGGCTGCTCGACGTCTGCGTCGTCCACGCTCTGTCGGTGCCCGCCTTCCTGCGGCTCTTCCCGACCGTGTTCCGGGGCACCCACGTGCGCCGCCGCCCGGTGCAGGTCCTGCGCGGGCGCCACGTCCGGCTCGAGGCGGACGGCATCGTCGCCCAGGCCGACGGCGAGCGGGTCGCCCCGCTGCCCCTCGACGTCGAGGTCGTCCCCGGCGCGCTCAGCCTCCTCGGCCCCTGA